The nucleotide sequence GGGTGTCGCTGTTCATCGACCCTGACGCCGGGCAGATCGCCGCCGCGGCCCGGGCGGGTGCCCGGGTCATCGAGCTGCACACGGGCGCCTACGCGGAAAAAACCGGCGAGGCCGCACAGGCGGAGCTGGCGCGGATCCGTGGGGCGGTGGCCGAAGGCCTGCGCCACGGCCTGCAGGTCAACGCGGGGCACGGCCTGCACTATGGCAATGTCCAGCCAGTGGCGGCGCTGGACGGCGTCGCGGAACTGAATATCGGCCACGCCATCGTGGCGCGAGCGGTGTTCGACGGCTGGGAAAAGGCCGTGCGCGATATGAAAGCCTTGATGGTGCGGGCGCGCGCCGGCCAATGACGCGGACCCCAGCCATGACCGCAGCGCCTTCATCGTCCAGCGCCCCGGCGCGGCAGGCCTCCGCGCCGACCGCGGACGCGGGTTCGCCGGGCATGGCCGCCGTCCAGCCGGGCGCTGACGGCATGCCATCCGCCATCGCCGGTATCGGCCTGGACCTGATCCGCATCGACCGGATAGAAAAGGCCCTGCAACGCCATGGCGACCGTTTCGCCCGGAAAATCCTGGGCGAACAGGAGCTGGCCAAGTTCCACGCGCGGCGGGCACGGGACCCGCGCCGCGGCATCCGTTTCCTGGCCACGCGTTTCGCCGTGAAGGAAGCCTTTTCCAAGGCCGTCGGCCTGGGCATGCGCATGCCCATGACGTGGCGGCGGGTGCAGACCCTGAACGCGCCGGGCGGACGGCCCGTCCTGGTCCTGTCGCCGGAACTGCTGGCCTGGTATGCGCCACGCTATGGCGCCGCCCACGTCTCCCTGACCGACGAAACCGACATGGCCGCCGCCTATGTGATCGTCGAACGCAAGGCAGCCTGAGAAGGGCGGCGCTTCGATCCAACCCGGCGCCCGCGCGCCGGATCTTCACAAGAGATATTCATGCCCCGCAAAAAGAACAAATCGCAGCTGCCCGGTCCCGTCATGGTCGACGTGGCCGGCCCGGAGCTGAGCAAGGAAGAAAAAAAGCGGCTGCGCCATCCCCTGGTGGGAGGCGTCATCCTGTTTGCCCGCAACTTCCAGGACAGGCAGACCCTGTGCGAGCTGACCGCGCGCATCCACAAGGTGCGCGACGAGCCCCTGCTGATCGCCGTGGACCATGAAGGCGGCCGGGTCCAGCGCTTTCGCACCGATGGCTTCACGCCCCTGCCGCCCATGCGCGGCCTGGGCAGGGTCTGGGATCGCGATCCGCTGCACGCGATGCGATTGGCCACGGAAACCGGCTACGTACTGGCGGCCGAACTGCGGGCCTGTGGCGTGGACATGAGCTTCACGCCGGTGCTGGACCTGGATTACGGCGTCAGCAAGGTTATCGGCGACCGCGCCTTCCATCGCGATCCGCGCGTCGTGGCCATGCTGTCGCGGGCCCTCATACAGGGGCTGGCGCTGGCGGGCATGGCCTCCTGCGGCAAGCATTTTCCCGGACACGGTTTCGTCAGCGCCGATTCGCACCACGAAATCCCGGTGGATCCGCGCAGCCTGGAACGCATCCTGCGCGAGGACTCCGCCCCCTACGGCTGGCTGGGCGACCTGGTCCTGCCGTCGGTCATGCCCGCCCATGTCATCTATCCCAAGGTGGACGACAAGCCGGCCGGCTTCTCGCGCCGCTGGATCCAGGATATCCTTCGCGGCCGCATGGGCTACGATGGCGTGGTGTTCTCCGATGACCTCACCATGGAAGGCGCCTCGGTGGCCGGCGACATCCTGGCGCGCGCCCAGGCCGCCCTGGGCGCCGGCTGCGACATGGTGCTCGTATGCAACCGTCCGGACCTGGCCGATGAGCTGCTCGCGCGCCTGGAACACGAATCGCAGCCCGAATCCGTCGAACGTATCCGCCGCCTGATGCCGCGCCATCCGGCCGTGGACTGGAATGATCTGCAGGCCGACCGCCGTTACCAGCATGCCCGAAGGCTTCAATCTCAAATCGTTTCTGGCTGACCTGCCGCATCTGCCGGGGGTCTACCGGCATATCGACGCCAACGGCGAGGTCATGTACGTCGGCAAGGCGCGCGACCTGAAAAAGCGCGTGTCTTCGTATTTCCAGAAAACGCTGACCAGCCCCCGCATCGCCCAGATGGTGGCCAAGGTCGCGCTGGTGGAGGTCACCGTCACGCGGTCCGAGGCCGAGGCCCTGATCCTGGAAAACAACCTGATCAAGAGCCTGCGGCCGCGCTACAACATCCTGTTCCGCGACGACAAGTCCTACCCGTACCTGCTGATCACGGCGCACGAATGGCCGCGCATCGCCTACTACCGGGGTTCCACCAACAAGCCGGGGCAGTTCTTCGGGCCTTTTCCCAACGCCTGGGCGGTGCGTGAAACCATACAGATCCTGCAAAAGGTCTTTCGCCTGCGCACTTGCGAAGACACCGTCTTCGCCAACCGCTCGCGGCCCTGCCTGCTGCACCAGATCGGCCGCTGTTCCGCCCCCTGCGTGGGCGCGGTGCCGGCGCAGGAATACGCCAATGACGTGGCGCGCGCCGGCCGCTTCCTGAACGGGCAGGCCAAGGAGGTCATGCAGGATATCGAGGCCCGCATGCTGCGGGCATCCGAAGCCCTGGAGTTCGAGGCCGCCGCGGTGCTGCGCGACCAGATGGGTTCGCTGGCGCGCGTGCTGCACCAGCAGACCATGGAAGACATGGGCGGCGAGGACTGCGACATCATCGCCGTCGCCATCGCCGGTGGCCGCGTCTGCGTGAACCTGGCGATGGTGCGCGGCGGGCGCCACCTGGGCGACAAGCCGTTCTTTCCCACCCACGCGGAAGGCGAGTCCGCCCCGGATGTCCTGGAGGCCTTCGTCGGCCAGCACTACACCGACAATCCGCTGCCGCCCATCCTGGTCTGCTCCCATGCCCCGCCGGATGACGATCTGATCGTCCTGCTGTCGGAACAGGCCGGAACGCGCAGCCGTGTGCTGACCCGCCCGCAAGGCGTGCGCCGCTCCTGGCTGGAACAGGCCACCCGCAATGCCGAGATGGCCCTGGCGCGTGCCTTGACCGAGTCCGGCGCACGCGCCGCCCGCACTCTGGCATTGGCCGAAACGCTGGACATGGAAACCGACGAGGCGGCGCTGGACGGCCTGCGCATCGAGTGTTTCGACATCAGCCATACGGCCGGTGAGGCCACCCAGGCGTCCTGCGTGGTGTTCGAGCATCACGAGATGCAGCCTTCGCTGTACCGGCGCTACAACATCGCCGGCATCACGCCGGGGGACGACTATGCGGCCATGCGCCAGGTGCTGACCCGCCGCTTCGCCAAGGTCGCCGATGGCGAGGCCCCGCTGCCCGGCCTGGTGCTCATCGACGGCGGCAAGGGGCAGGTGGAGATCGCCCGCCAGGTATTCGCCGAGCTCGGATTGGACGTGCACGTGCTGGTGGGCGTGGCCAAGGGGGAGGGCCGCAAGGTCGGCCTGGAGACCCTGGTTTTCGCCGACGAACGGCCACCGGTCGCCCTGGGGCCCGAGTCGGCCGCGCTGATGCTGATCGCCCAGATCCGCGACGAGGCCCACCGTTTCGCCATCACGGGGATGCGGGCCCGGCGCGCCAAGGCCCGTAACGTGTCAAGGCTGGAGGAAATCGAAGGCGTGGGCGCGCGCCGCCGCCAGCGCCTGCTGGCGCGCTTCGGCGGGTTTTCCGGGGTGTCGCGCGCCAGTATCGAGGACCTGGCCTCGGTGGATGGAATTTCGCAGGAATTGGCCGAACGGATCTACGACGCCTTGCATTGACCGGCCAGTATGACAGCCCGGCGTCGCGGGCTGTTGTAGCATACGCGTCATCATGCCTATCAACGTTCCCATCATTCTGACGTGGCTGCGCATCGCCATGATCCCGCTGGTCGTCGGGCTTTTCTACCTGCCTGCCAGCTGGCTGGCCGAGCCCAACCGCGACATGCTGGCGGCCGCGGCCTTCGTCATCGCGGCGCTGACCGACTGGTTCGACGGCTGGCTGGCCCGCAAGTGGAACCAGACTTCGGCCTTCGGCGCCTTCCTGGATCCGGTGGCGGACAAACTGATGGTCAGCGCTGCGCTGCTGGTCCTGCTGGACCTGGGGCGGGTCGACGCCTTTATCTCGCTGGTCATCATCGGCCGCGAGATCACGATTTCGGCGTTGCGGGAATGGATGGCCAAGATAGGCGCCAGCGCCAGCGTGGCGGTGCACCGCCTGGGCAAGTTCAAGACCGCTGCCCAGATGGTGGCCATTCCCTGCCTGCTGTACTGGCAGCCCATCCACGGCGTCAGCACCCGTGTGCTGGGCAGCATCCTGATCCTGGTGGCGGCCGTGCTGACGGTATGGTCCATGCTGTACTACCTGCAGCGCGCCTGGCCCGCCATCCGCGAAAAAAGCCTATGAGCATCCGTTCCGTTTCCGCCATCCCGCTGTCCATGCCCTTCGAGATCGGCGGGCCCAAGCCCCTGCTGGCGGGCAAGCCGCGCGAAATGGAGATGCTGCTTATCCGGGTGGAAACGGACCAGGGACTGGTCGGCTGGGGCGAGGCCTTCGGCTTCGCCGTATGGCCCGCCACCAAGGCCGCCATCGAGGCCCTGGTGGCGCCCATGGCGGTCGGCCGCGACGAAGCCGACATCGCCGGCATCATGAACGACCTGTCGCGGAAATTCCACCTGTTGGGGCGCTCCGGCCCCGTCATGTATGCGCTGTCGGGGCTCGATATCGCGCTGTGGGACCTGGCCGGCAAGGCCGCCGGCAAGCCGGTGGCCGAACTGCTGGGCGGCCGCCGCCGCGACAGCGTGCCGGCCTACGCGAGCCTGATGCGTTACACCGATCCGGACATCGTGGCGCGCAATGCGGCGCGCGCGGTGGGCGAGGGCTACACCACCATCAAGCTGCACGAAACCGGCGTGGAGCAGGTCCGCCGCGCGCGCGAGGCCATCGGCTCCGGCATCCGGCTGACCGTCGATACCAATTGCCCCTGGACGGCGGACGAGGCCATCTCCATGGCCCGCCAGATGCGCGGCCTGGACCTGCTCTGGCTGGAAGAACCGGTCTTCCCGCCCGAGGACCATGCCAGCCTGGCGCGGGTACGCCGCGAGGCCCCGGTGCCGACCGCCGCCGGAGAGAACGCCGCGGGCTACCTGGAGTTCCAGGCCATGTTCCAGGCGGGCGCCGTGGATTACGCACAGCCCAGCGCCACCAAGGTGGGTGGAATCAGCGAGCTGCTGCGCATCGCCGGCCTGGCGCGGCAATATGGCGTGAAGCTCGCGCCGCATTCCCCTTATGTCGGCCCGGGCCTGCTTGCCACCGTTCATGTGCTGGCCGCCCTGGAAGAAGACATCGAGCTCGAATACTGCTACTGCACCATAGACGTCAACCCGCTGGGCGATGCCGTGCTGGCCGCCGGCGGGCGGGTCGCGGTGCCGCGCGGTCCCGGCCTGGGCCGCGATCCCGATATGGCCCTGGTGGAGAAGTGCGCCGTCCGGTGATGCGGCCGCCGCACTGTCCGCCTGCTGGACAGTGCGGCGCCTGCCGTCTTGCGCGCCGGCGCGTAAACGCCAACACTCCACGGACAAGAATTCAAGCAGACCGTTAGGAGACATCATGGCATTGATGGCATGGGCCCGGCGTTGCGCGCCGGCCGTTCTGTGTACCCTGGCAATGGCCGCCGCGCCGGCCGGCAACGCGCTGGCGCAGGGCAGCTATGTCCGCCTGGTCGTGGCGTTCCCGCCGGGGGGACCCTCGGACCTGATGGCGCGCGTGATCAGCGAGCAGCTCGGCAAGGAACTGAAGCAGAACGTGGTGGTCGAGAACCGTCCCGGCGGCAACGGCGCCGTGGCGGCGCAGTACGTGCTGCATGAGCCGGCCGATGGCAAGACCCTGTGGATTACCACCGCCGGCGCGATCACCATCAATCCGTCGCTGTATCCCAAGCTCGCCTACAAGGTGCAGGATTTCGCGCCGGTCTCGCTGGTGGTCAATACGCCGGAAATGCTGGTGGTCAATCCCAAGAATCCCGCCAAGGACGCCAAGGAATTCATCGCCAACGCGCGCAAGGGGGGCCAGGTCAATTTTGCCTCGTCGGGCATCGGCAGCATGCCGCACATGGCCATCGCGCTGTTGACGGAAAAGACCAAGGTATCGTTCCTGCACGTGCCTGAAAAAGGCGCGGCGCCGGCGATCTCGGACCTGATGGGCGGACACGTGGATGCCTTCGTGGGCGATGTCCCGGGCATCCAGGCGCTGGTGAAGTCGGGCGGGCTGAAGGGCCTGGCCATCGCCGCGCCCAAGCGAAGCCCGCTGTTTCCCGACATTCCCACCTTCGAGGAAGAGGGGATTCCCGGCATGGAGCTGCTGAACAACTGGAGCGGCATCTACGTGTCCAGCAAGACGCCGGCGGCGACCGTCGAGCAGATCAACCAGGCCATCCGCCGCACGCTGGCCGACCCGACCGTGGCCGGCAAGCTGCGCGACCTGGGCGTGGAGCCGCAGGCCAGCAGCCCGGCCGAACTGCAAGCCCTGGCGGACCGCGACAGCGGCCAGTGGGCGCGGATCATCAAGGTCAACAATATCCAGCCGGAGTAAACGGAGGAACGCGGAAACACCGCGTCGCATGCCGCGCTTCGCCCGGCATGCTTTCCTTGCGGCGTCTGGCTCAGCCCTTGGCTTTGAGGATCGCATCGGCGATCCGGTCGCCTGCTTTCATGCCCACATAGGTAAGCGGCGACATCGCCAGGCGCGCGAAGTCGCGCGCCGTGAAATTGCCGGCCTCCACCACGGTTTTGACGGCATACGCGGCGGGCGGTGTGAAGGCGATCTCCCTGACGGCCGTGGCGGCGATACGCGCCGCCTTGCCCAGCGCCGTGCACGCCGCGGCGGACGCCGCCTCGGGCTGGACAAGGTCGTGGGTGATCACGTCGCTGGGCGCCGCGTAATCGGCAAAGGCTTGGGCCGCGCGTTCGGCAGTATCGCGACCGGCGCGGGCATGGACGATCGCATCCTGCCTGCCCTTGCAGGCAAGGGGCAGCAGGCAATCGGGCGAGGCGACAGTGGGCGGGAGACTTCCTATGGTCATGGGTTTTCGCTTCCTTGGATCGATATGACGGTATGACGGAGGATGCCCCCAGGCATCCCGGAAGATGCCGTAAAAGCATCCCCGTCTGGGGAACCCTGTCGATAGAAGCGATCCCTAGGCATCCGCCATCGATGCGCGGGCGCGTCGCCGTGGCGTTCCGTCCTGGTTTATCACAGGGCAGGCCGACAGCCTTGGTCGGCGGCGGGGTGCAGGGTTTGGAATCGCGGACCCATTCACCGGATTCCGGCCAGGAGCAATCCCACGGCGCGGTTCCTCAGCCGGGGATGCCTTCACAGGGCATCTTTGTCGATTGATCACTGTTGGAACTGAAATGGATATCCGTACCTTTGCACAAACTTCCATGCCCATTGGCGTCGGACATGCGGCCGTCGCCCTCTACGATCTTGCAACCGGAGCGGGCGACAACTCCGCGGGACGCTGTGCGACCGGCGATGGGACCGCCGAAGTCTTCGCGAACTACCAAGCCGCCGAGCCCGCCGGTTCGGATGGCGGCGCGGTCGCCTTCGTGGAGGACGCCGCCAATCGCATAATCGAAGGCGGCAAAGTGGTGGCCGACAAATTCTTCCTGGATGGCATCGCCAAGATGGCCGAGGCATCGGTCCACGTATCGCGCCTGGCGATGAGCCCGATGCTTCCGGGCGGGCCGGAACAGGCCGCCAAGGAACTTGTCGCCACGGTTTGGCCGGGGGCGCGACGCGCGTAAACCGCGCTTGGCGACCATGCCAGCCGGGCAATAGGCATATCGGATGCCGGGGCGTAAGTCCCGGCGGTGCCATCCGGCTGCGTCTCCATAGCGTCATGGCGCCGCGTCGGCGCGGCGCCATGCGGACGGCAGGCCCGGCCCCTGGCGCGAGCCCGGCCTACTGCCTGGCGGTACGCAGATCCATGGGCGGGGCAGGCCAGCCTGGGGTGGCGCGCCAGGGATTGATGTCCAGCCCGCCTCGGCGGGTATAGCGTGCATAGACCGACAATGCCTGCGGGCGGCAGGCCGCCATCACGTCGGTAAAGATGCGCTCCACGCAATGCTCGTGGAATTCCGCATGCTCGCGAAACGAAACGATGTAGGCCAGCAGCGCGGCACGGTCCAGCTTGGGGCCGCGATAGCCTATCTGCACGCTGCCCCAATCCGGTTGGCCCGTGACGGGACAGTTGGATTTCAGCAGGTCGGAAGTCAGCGATTCCTCCACGACCCGCGCGCCCGGTTCGCAGCGCAGCAGCTGCGGCGCGGGCGTATAGGCATCGGTCTCGATGTCCAGGTCGTCCAGCGTCGTGCCGGCCAGGTTCGCGATGCGCTCCCGGTTGAAAGCGTCGGGCGGTATCAGCTGCAAGCGCACCGGCCCGCCGGCTACGGCGCCCAGATCGCGTTCGACCCGCTCGATATAGGCCGCCGCATCGGGCAGCCGCGTCTGGTTCAGCGAGTTCAGGTATAGCTTGAAGGACTTGGATTCGACGATGCACGGCGTATCGGCCGGCACGATGAAGCGTCCGATCGCCACCTGGGGCTTGCCGCGCGGGTTCAGCCACGACAGTTCATAGGCATTCCATATATCGCAGCCCTGGAAGGGCAGGGACGCGCCGATGCCGATGGCCGCGCGATTGTCGGCGCGCGGCACCGGAAAGAGCAGCCCGGGATCGTATTGGCCGGGATAGGCGATGTCGTGGCCCAGCGGGGCCTGGTCGAGATTCATGGATGTGCACGGCTGGCGATACGGAATACGCCATTTTAGGCCGGCGCGGCGGGACGGCCGTACCCGGGGCCACGCCGGCCTGTACGTCACACGCGCGTCGACGTCGGCGCAGGCTGCCGGGATTCCGCTACGGCGGCCCCTGCGGCAAGGTCCAGGGCGCCGACGATCAACTGCAGGGTGCGGGCATGTTCATGCGACGCGCCCTGGCGCCAGCCGAACTGCTCGGCCACCATCTGATGATCCAGGCGCCATCGCGGTATGCCGGGATTCGCGCGCTGGCGGTCGTTCAGCGCCGTTTCCCAGACTTGCGTCCCGCGCAGGATGCGAATGGCCTGGGAACGCATCGCGGAGAACTCCCCGGTGCGTTGCAGCGCTTCCCCCAGTTTCGTGATGGCCGGTCGGTCCGCCGGAGTAAGCGTCATCCAACTATCGGGGCTCTTGATGGCCTTGATCCATGCCGCGTCCACGCCCGCTTTTTCCCATTCCCCGGCGACGCGGTCGATGATGGCTCGGGTATCGAGCACGCGAGTGGGTGGGATCGTTTCGATTCCGAGCGCCGACGGTGCGGTGGAGCCGATGTCGACCGGCGGCAGGGCCGGATCTTGCGCGGTGGAGGTCTCGTGGCGTTCGAATGTCACGGCGGCAGCCCTGCCGGCGTGGTGTGTCCCGGAGCCGGGCGCCTGCGCCGAAGATTCCTGCTGCGGCGATGACGGCACGGGCGTTACCAGGAAAGGCAGCTGCGGGCTTACCGGTGGGATGGATACGGTGCTCATGGGGATGTCTCCTGGAGGGGCGTGATGCAAGCACCGCCGCGTGTGCACGGCGATGCATGGCGAGGTGAAGAAAAGATGCCGGCGGGCATCCCTGCCTGAGGAACGCGGCCAAGGAATTGTTCCTGCGCGCCATCGGTGATTGCGTCCGTGATTCCGCTGGCGCGGTGGCCCTCATTGTTCGCTGTCCACGAAGTGACATGTCGAGAGTGCCGACGTCCTGCACGCGCGCATCCCATCGCGGCGCATCCCGGCATGGGCAAGCGCCGTGTCCATCTCCTGGCGATGCCGTCGAAAAAGCCCGCTATATCCGGGACTTCCGGCCGATCATGCCGAAGCGAGCCGTCTTGGCCGGGGCCCTTGCGGCATGGCGCGCCGCCCGATGGAGGGGCGCACGCGCATCGCTGCAGGCCGCCGCTGCGGCGCATGCCGAGTCGGCCTGTCACGTCCGCGCGGGTAGAATCCAGGCAATCGAATCCGACGAGAACGGCGTGGATCCCATCATCTCAATCCGAGGCCTGTCCAAGACATACAAGTCTGGATTCCAGGCATTGAAGAACATCGATCTCGATATCCGGCGCGGCGAGATCTTCGCACTGCTGGGACCGAACGGTGCCGGCAAGACGACCCTGATCAGCATCAT is from Bordetella bronchialis and encodes:
- the acpS gene encoding holo-ACP synthase is translated as MAAVQPGADGMPSAIAGIGLDLIRIDRIEKALQRHGDRFARKILGEQELAKFHARRARDPRRGIRFLATRFAVKEAFSKAVGLGMRMPMTWRRVQTLNAPGGRPVLVLSPELLAWYAPRYGAAHVSLTDETDMAAAYVIVERKAA
- the nagZ gene encoding beta-N-acetylhexosaminidase, with the protein product MPRKKNKSQLPGPVMVDVAGPELSKEEKKRLRHPLVGGVILFARNFQDRQTLCELTARIHKVRDEPLLIAVDHEGGRVQRFRTDGFTPLPPMRGLGRVWDRDPLHAMRLATETGYVLAAELRACGVDMSFTPVLDLDYGVSKVIGDRAFHRDPRVVAMLSRALIQGLALAGMASCGKHFPGHGFVSADSHHEIPVDPRSLERILREDSAPYGWLGDLVLPSVMPAHVIYPKVDDKPAGFSRRWIQDILRGRMGYDGVVFSDDLTMEGASVAGDILARAQAALGAGCDMVLVCNRPDLADELLARLEHESQPESVERIRRLMPRHPAVDWNDLQADRRYQHARRLQSQIVSG
- the uvrC gene encoding excinuclease ABC subunit UvrC gives rise to the protein MPEGFNLKSFLADLPHLPGVYRHIDANGEVMYVGKARDLKKRVSSYFQKTLTSPRIAQMVAKVALVEVTVTRSEAEALILENNLIKSLRPRYNILFRDDKSYPYLLITAHEWPRIAYYRGSTNKPGQFFGPFPNAWAVRETIQILQKVFRLRTCEDTVFANRSRPCLLHQIGRCSAPCVGAVPAQEYANDVARAGRFLNGQAKEVMQDIEARMLRASEALEFEAAAVLRDQMGSLARVLHQQTMEDMGGEDCDIIAVAIAGGRVCVNLAMVRGGRHLGDKPFFPTHAEGESAPDVLEAFVGQHYTDNPLPPILVCSHAPPDDDLIVLLSEQAGTRSRVLTRPQGVRRSWLEQATRNAEMALARALTESGARAARTLALAETLDMETDEAALDGLRIECFDISHTAGEATQASCVVFEHHEMQPSLYRRYNIAGITPGDDYAAMRQVLTRRFAKVADGEAPLPGLVLIDGGKGQVEIARQVFAELGLDVHVLVGVAKGEGRKVGLETLVFADERPPVALGPESAALMLIAQIRDEAHRFAITGMRARRAKARNVSRLEEIEGVGARRRQRLLARFGGFSGVSRASIEDLASVDGISQELAERIYDALH
- the pgsA gene encoding CDP-diacylglycerol--glycerol-3-phosphate 3-phosphatidyltransferase yields the protein MPINVPIILTWLRIAMIPLVVGLFYLPASWLAEPNRDMLAAAAFVIAALTDWFDGWLARKWNQTSAFGAFLDPVADKLMVSAALLVLLDLGRVDAFISLVIIGREITISALREWMAKIGASASVAVHRLGKFKTAAQMVAIPCLLYWQPIHGVSTRVLGSILILVAAVLTVWSMLYYLQRAWPAIREKSL
- a CDS encoding mandelate racemase/muconate lactonizing enzyme family protein, which gives rise to MSIRSVSAIPLSMPFEIGGPKPLLAGKPREMEMLLIRVETDQGLVGWGEAFGFAVWPATKAAIEALVAPMAVGRDEADIAGIMNDLSRKFHLLGRSGPVMYALSGLDIALWDLAGKAAGKPVAELLGGRRRDSVPAYASLMRYTDPDIVARNAARAVGEGYTTIKLHETGVEQVRRAREAIGSGIRLTVDTNCPWTADEAISMARQMRGLDLLWLEEPVFPPEDHASLARVRREAPVPTAAGENAAGYLEFQAMFQAGAVDYAQPSATKVGGISELLRIAGLARQYGVKLAPHSPYVGPGLLATVHVLAALEEDIELEYCYCTIDVNPLGDAVLAAGGRVAVPRGPGLGRDPDMALVEKCAVR
- a CDS encoding Bug family tripartite tricarboxylate transporter substrate binding protein, with the translated sequence MALMAWARRCAPAVLCTLAMAAAPAGNALAQGSYVRLVVAFPPGGPSDLMARVISEQLGKELKQNVVVENRPGGNGAVAAQYVLHEPADGKTLWITTAGAITINPSLYPKLAYKVQDFAPVSLVVNTPEMLVVNPKNPAKDAKEFIANARKGGQVNFASSGIGSMPHMAIALLTEKTKVSFLHVPEKGAAPAISDLMGGHVDAFVGDVPGIQALVKSGGLKGLAIAAPKRSPLFPDIPTFEEEGIPGMELLNNWSGIYVSSKTPAATVEQINQAIRRTLADPTVAGKLRDLGVEPQASSPAELQALADRDSGQWARIIKVNNIQPE
- the queF gene encoding NADPH-dependent 7-cyano-7-deazaguanine reductase QueF (Catalyzes the NADPH-dependent reduction of 7-cyano-7-deazaguanine (preQ0) to 7-aminomethyl-7-deazaguanine (preQ1) in queuosine biosynthesis), whose protein sequence is MNLDQAPLGHDIAYPGQYDPGLLFPVPRADNRAAIGIGASLPFQGCDIWNAYELSWLNPRGKPQVAIGRFIVPADTPCIVESKSFKLYLNSLNQTRLPDAAAYIERVERDLGAVAGGPVRLQLIPPDAFNRERIANLAGTTLDDLDIETDAYTPAPQLLRCEPGARVVEESLTSDLLKSNCPVTGQPDWGSVQIGYRGPKLDRAALLAYIVSFREHAEFHEHCVERIFTDVMAACRPQALSVYARYTRRGGLDINPWRATPGWPAPPMDLRTARQ